The sequence below is a genomic window from Mesotoga infera.
CGAGAAAGACGAGAAATGGCGAGCTTCCTGAATAATCTCCTTTGTGTTTTTAAGATGTCTAGTCAATGCGTTCAACCTCCAATTTGATCTATCTATTTTTAGTTTGATTTTTAAGGAAAGCGTTTGATTCAACAAATCTTGTAGCTTCTCCGAGAGAATCTGTGCGTCTTGAAGTGCTATAATAACCGCAATTGGCGGAGGTAAGTGGCGTGATCTGCATTTTGGTTAACGATGTTGATTTTGAAACAGCGGTATCTCCGGTTGAAAGCGCTCTGGAGATGGTAGGTGTCGAGTTCAAAACCTGGAAAACCTTTTTGAAGGGGTTTCCTGAAGATGAATTCTGCTGCGATGGGCTGGTCCTTACGGGCGGTTTTTCGATGAGCGGGTATTTCGAAGGAGTTGTGCCGACGCAAGGTGCCACTTATGTAAAGAGTTTTCCTGGTCCCGTTCTAGGAATTTGTCTGGGAATGCAGATATTGGCCCGGCTATCTGAGGAATCACTTGTAGTGTCCAGAGAGCTTGGAGTCTCAAGGATTCGGCTAAGTAACTCATGCCAGCTCTTCTCTGGAATGAAGCGCGAAGTTGAAGCATATCAACGACACAACTATGGTCTTCCCTATGTTCCCTTCGGGTACGAACAGATTGCGTGGGGAGACGCGACTTTTATCCAGGGAATTGCCTCTCAGGATGGTACTAGATTTGGTGTTCAGTTTCATCCCGAAGAAACCGCACTTGGCTCAGAGGAGGAGTTGCTGGGAATTTTCTATAACTTCTCCAGGATCGTTTGTTCCCATTGAGGAATGATTGGGGAGGAGAAAATGAAAATAGGAATTATCGGAGTAGGAAACATAGGCAGTATTTTTGCTGGTAGGCTTCTTGGAGAACTAAAGGATCTCGATAGACTCTATTTGCATGATCGAAATCAGGAGCGCCTTTCAAACTATTCGGGAGAAGACGACAGAGTCAGAATTGCTTCGAGCCCGGATGAAGTTTTGTCGAACTGTACTCATGTTATCATTGCTGTTAAACCTCAGGATTGCCTGGAGCTATTCTCGGAGATAATTAACGGCAAGAACTCTTGCCCTATTATTATAAGCACAATCACAGGGATAGAAATCAATCTGATTTCTGAAAAGACCGGTTTGGAGAAGATCGCCAGAATCATGCCAAATGTTCCGAGTGCTATTGGCCGTGGAGTTACGGGTTTTGTCTGCTCGAACTCACTGACTGGAAGTGACAAGAGAGACGTTGAGAGAATTCTTCTGACGATGGGCGATATTGTTGAGGTCCGTGAAAAGGATCTAGCCGCAGTAACCGCTTTGAGCGGGAGTGGACCGGCCTTTGTTTTTGTTATAGTAGAGTCGTTGATAGACGTAGGTTTGAAGATGGGACTATCCTACGATGTTGCCAGAGAGCTGATTCTTGGCACTCTGGGAGGGTCTGTCGAGCTGCTGAAGGTGAAGGGCAATCACCCAGGCGAGTTCCGTCATCTTGTTACCTCACCGGGGGGGACAACCATCGAGGGAATTTACTCGCTGGAAAGAGAAGGATTGAGAGGTACCATAATGAAGGCGTTGTTCGACACTTATCTTAGAGCTAAAGAGATAAACTCGGAGCTGGAGGTGACGAATGACAGATCTTCTCGATAAAGGTGAGAAAGTAAAAGCGGCCTCGAGGAAGCTTAGGTTGCTCAATACAGAAGAGAAGAATGGAGCGATCTTGTGTATCTCCCGAGAACTCGAGACTCAGAGGGAGAAGATCCTTCAGGCCAATTCCATTGATGTTGAGAATTCAAGAAAGAAGGGAGTGAAGGAGTCGCTTGTAGATAGACTCTCTCTTTCTCAAGATCGGATCGCGAAGATGATCGAATCATGCGAGAATGTCGCCGCTCTGCCAGATCCGGTTGGCGAAATAGAAACCTCATGGGTTCAGAAAGACGGGCTGCTTATTTCAAAAGAGAGAGTTCCGATCGGGGCGATAGGCATGATATATGAGTCTAGACCGAACGTAACCGTCGACGCCTCCATACTCGCGATTAAGTCCGGTAATTCCGTCCTTCTAAAAGGAGGAAGCGATGCAATTAACTCAAACAAGGCAATCGTTTCCGCAATAAAGACGGCTCTTACTTTGTCGGGACTTCCAGACTGTTCGGTGGAGCTGATTGAAGACACGACTCATGAAGCGGTGGAAGAGATGCTGAAAATGAATCAGTATCTATCTCTGATAATACCCAGGGGCGGCGCAGGGCTGATACAGTATGTAGTCAATAATTCGAGAATACCCGTAATAGAGACTGGAACGGGCAATTGCCACATATTCGTCGACTACAACGCTAATCTAGAAAAAGCAGTGGAAATAGTCGATAATTCGAAGACACAAAGACCAGGAACCTGTAATGCAGTTGAAACGCTTCTTGTTCATAAGGCGATTGCGGCTGAGTTTATCCCCCGTGTCGCGGAGGTCCTAACTGAAAAAGGTGTAGAGCTCAGAGGCTGTACTGAGTCCATAAGATATTGGAAAATGCTACCTGCAACTGAGGAGGACTATTCTACAGAGTATCTCGATCTCGTTCTGGCGGTGAAGATAGTCGAAGACGTAGAGGGCGCGGTATCGCATATCGAGAAATATTCAACGGGGCACTCTGAGGCCATCTTAACAAATGATTATGCCAACTCAAGATATTTTCTGAAAGCTGTGGATTCCGCCGCCGTTTATGTAAATGCATCAACTCGTTTCACAGACGGAGGAGAATTCGGATTTGGCAGTGAAATAGGTATAAGCACACAGAAACTTCACGCCCGTGGACCTTTTGGTCTTAAGGAACTCACCAGCTACAAGTACACTGTACTGGGCGACAACCAGGTGAGAAAGTAATGTCTAGGATTGTTCTCAAGGTTGGTTCAAATTTGCTGGTAAGAAAGAATGGGGAAATTGACAAGAAGTATATAGCCGAGCTTGCGAGGGAAATTTCTATGCTCAAGGCTGACGATAATCAAGTTGTTTTAGTGTCTTCCGGCGCAAAGGCGGCCGGCTTTGGTTATCTTGAAGGAAGGAAACCGACCAGTGATCTCTACATGAAACAGGCCCTTTGTGCAGCGGGTCAGGTTCAGCTAATGAAGCTCTATGAAACAGTCTTTGGGCTCTTTGGGGAGAAGATAGCGCAGATTCTAGTAAACAGGGACGACTTCGGCGACAGAAAAAGGTTCCTTAACCTGAGAAACACTCTTATTGGACTCCTGGAGCTTGGACTGGTTCCTGTAGTCAATGAAAACGACACGACATCCACCGAGGAGATAATGTTTGGAGACAA
It includes:
- a CDS encoding glutamate-5-semialdehyde dehydrogenase, giving the protein MTDLLDKGEKVKAASRKLRLLNTEEKNGAILCISRELETQREKILQANSIDVENSRKKGVKESLVDRLSLSQDRIAKMIESCENVAALPDPVGEIETSWVQKDGLLISKERVPIGAIGMIYESRPNVTVDASILAIKSGNSVLLKGGSDAINSNKAIVSAIKTALTLSGLPDCSVELIEDTTHEAVEEMLKMNQYLSLIIPRGGAGLIQYVVNNSRIPVIETGTGNCHIFVDYNANLEKAVEIVDNSKTQRPGTCNAVETLLVHKAIAAEFIPRVAEVLTEKGVELRGCTESIRYWKMLPATEEDYSTEYLDLVLAVKIVEDVEGAVSHIEKYSTGHSEAILTNDYANSRYFLKAVDSAAVYVNASTRFTDGGEFGFGSEIGISTQKLHARGPFGLKELTSYKYTVLGDNQVRK
- the proC gene encoding pyrroline-5-carboxylate reductase, which translates into the protein MKIGIIGVGNIGSIFAGRLLGELKDLDRLYLHDRNQERLSNYSGEDDRVRIASSPDEVLSNCTHVIIAVKPQDCLELFSEIINGKNSCPIIISTITGIEINLISEKTGLEKIARIMPNVPSAIGRGVTGFVCSNSLTGSDKRDVERILLTMGDIVEVREKDLAAVTALSGSGPAFVFVIVESLIDVGLKMGLSYDVARELILGTLGGSVELLKVKGNHPGEFRHLVTSPGGTTIEGIYSLEREGLRGTIMKALFDTYLRAKEINSELEVTNDRSSR
- a CDS encoding glutamine amidotransferase; this encodes MICILVNDVDFETAVSPVESALEMVGVEFKTWKTFLKGFPEDEFCCDGLVLTGGFSMSGYFEGVVPTQGATYVKSFPGPVLGICLGMQILARLSEESLVVSRELGVSRIRLSNSCQLFSGMKREVEAYQRHNYGLPYVPFGYEQIAWGDATFIQGIASQDGTRFGVQFHPEETALGSEEELLGIFYNFSRIVCSH